ACAAAAACGTACGAAAATGTACGGACTTGAACATGGAAAGGATGATTTAGTTGCTGTAGATCAATAACTTATGGATTGGCATCCGGATTGAATAGAAGGAGACGTGTTGCTACTGCTTACCGACATTCGAAGTAGTAACATGATGATAGCAATCCGCCACCGTGCGTATTGCGTTTTTGGTTAGCTAAGCCTTTTCAGGCTATTCCCGCAGTGCGTTGACAAAATATTAAACGGGAATCAAGGAACAAGAAAGCCGCGTATTTCTACGCGGCTTTCGTTTTTTTAAGCGGTATTTTTAGTGTCCTTTGCCGCCGGTACCACTTTGTTGGTTGCGGTAGAACATAATGTCACGGTCAAACAGGTAAAGGCCACTCTTGTCTTCGCCGATCAGTTCCAGTTTGTCGTTGAGCGTACGTGCCAGCCTTTCTTCTTCGATCTGCTCGGATACGTACCATTGCAGGAAATTGTAAGTAGCATAATCTTTCTCTTTCAGCGCCATGTCTACCAGGTCGTTGATGCTTTCAGACACCTGCAGTTCGTGCCGCAGGAACTCTTCGAATACGCGTTTCAGCGACTGGAAGGTGATAATGGGCTGCTCCAGGGCAGGCACCACGGCAAATCCGCCACGTTCGTTGATGTATTTCAACAGTTTCAGCATATGTACGCGCTCTTCTTCCGATTGTTTATCGAAAAAGTCGGCAACGCCCTGCAAACCTGGTTGTATATCGGCCCATGAGTGCATTGCGAGATATGCCTGCGAAGAGGCGGCTTCCAGCGCCAGCTGCTTGTTCAGTGCTTCTTGTAACGTTTTGCTAAGCATAAGTATAAGCGGTTGTTAGTTAAGTAAATATACGTTTTTTCGGATCACAACGCCAGGTGTTTCGAGGCAACAGGGGCTTCAAAAAAGATAGAGGCCTGTCTGTCGAACCCTTCCGGCGCATCGGTAGTATAAAATGTGCGTTGGCCACCTTTACTGCAAACGGCTTCCATTTCAGGATGCCGTTGCAGGTAATCAGACAAACTGTGGGCCACAATGCTGCCTTGTGACAGGATCGTCATGCCTTCGGGTACAAACCTTTTGATCTTGTTGATCAATAAAGGATAGTGCGTGCAACCGAGTACAATAGTGTCGATTTCGGGAGAGCGGGAGAGCAGCTGGCCGATGTACTTGCGAACGAAGTAGTCGGCGCCCTGGTCGTTCCACTCGTTGTTTTCCACCAGGGGCACCCACATAGGGCAGGCCTGCTGGTAAACGGTAATATCAGGAAAGAACTTTTCTATTTCTATCGGGTAGGATTCGGACGCAATAGTACCTGCGGTGCCCATCACGCCCACCTGGCGGCTCTTCGTGTACTCGCCCACTATTTCGGTAGTCGGACGTATCACACCTAACACCCGCCGGTCCGCATCGATACGTGGAAGATCGTTTTGCTGGATGCTGCGCAGGGCTTTGGCAGAGGCAGTGTTGCAGGCGAGTACCACTAAGCGGCAGCCCATGTCGAACAGGTGTTGTACACATTCGAGCGTGTAGTGGTAAACGGTATCGAACGAACGCGTGCCGTAAGGTGCGCGGGCATTGTCGCCCAGATAAATGTAATCGTACTGCGGCAGTTCCTTCACCAGCTCTTTCATCACGGTTAATCCGCCATATCCTGAATCAAAAACGCCTATCGGTCCTGGTTTATGCATCTTTCTTTGTTAATCCTGGCCGGAAAGTTACGAAAATACACGCTGCTTCCTGTTGCATAAATATCGCATCTTCTCCGGCAAAAAAAATGCTAAATTTGTTAGCATGAAGAGATCGGGACATGCAGATATGCCGCTCCATTACGGCCATGTACCTAAATGGCTGGCAGAGCGGATGACGGCTTTGGGCGGCGCCATCGTGGAAGCGATCGTGATGGATTATGGCAAATCGGCCGTACTGCAACGACTCAGTGATCCCTGCTGGTTCCAGGCCCTGGGGTGCGTGATGGGGATGGACTGGCATTCTTCCGGCATCACTACGTCAGTCATGGGGGCCTTAAAACGAGCTGTTAACCCGATGTCCGGCGCTTTAGGTATCCATATTTGCGGCGGCCGTGGCACGCATTCCCGCAAAACACCAGAGGAGTTGTTGCAACTGGGCGACCGTACCGGCATCGATGCCAGGGCGATGGTACATCATAGCCGACTGGCCGCTAAGGTAGATAACACCGCCATCCAGGATGGCTTCCAACTGTACCTGCATAATTTTATCGTGACGAATGAGGGCGAATGGGCAGTGGTGCAGCAAGGGATGAATGAGCAATCGCGTATGGCGAGGCGCTATCACTGGCATGCGCCAAAGGTTACTTCTTTTGTGGATGCACCCCATGCGGGCATTTACGGCCCTAACCAGGGTATGATCCTGAACCTGGTGCACGAACAGGCCGATGTGACGCGCAACAGCATCCTGCAGATGGTGCAACAGGAAACCGCGCAAATCCTGCCTGCCTATAAAGAACTGGTGATGCCTAATCACCATGAAGTGCGGCAAAAAGATGTGCAGTTGAGGCGCCTCGGTGCGGTGTTGGCACTGGCGTACGACAGGCAGCCCGGCGACTTCGAATCATTGTTGTTATTGGAAGGTGTGGGGCCGCGTACATTACAGTCGTTAACCCTGGTGAGTGAAGTGATCCACGGCACGCCTTCCCGGTTTACAGACCCCGCCCGCTTTTCGTTCGCGCATGGGGGTAAGGACGGGCATCCGTTCCCGGTACCAACAAAGGTGTACGATGAGACGATCGGTATTCTCAAGGGTGCGATCTACAAAGCCAAAATTGGTAACCGCGATAAGAACGAGGCCATCCGCCAATTGTCGGACTTCGCGGCCACGCTGGAAAAGGATTTTACCCCGAACGACCAGTTTGACCAATGGGTACAACATGAGCGGGATACGTCGTACCTGCATGGCGGCCGTACGGTAATGGGGAAGGCGAAGCCGCCTAAAGCACCGAAGCCGGACAGTGGGCAGTTGTCTTTGTTCTGATGACGCTGCAAACAAAAATCCCCGTTAGCAAGGCCAACGGGGATAGATATTTTAGGCTAAGGCAGCATGTAATATCTCTACAGGATGCAACGCATGTTTACCCGTGCCGTCCTTGATCTGATGCCGGCAGCTCGTTCCCGGTGCGGCGATCAGCGTGTCGTCGCCGGCGTTACGTACTGCAGGGAACAACACCATCTCACCGATCTGCATCGACAGATCATAATGTTCCTTTTCATAACCAAACGATCCCGCCATACCGCAGCAGCCGGAAGGAATGATTTCCACCGAATAGTTTTCCGGCAGGGAGAGTATTTTTTTGCTGTGTAAGACGGACGATAACGCCTTCTGCTGGCAGTGCCCGTGCAGTTTGATCTTACGCGGCTCGCGGGAGAACTGGTCTTTATGAATATGCCCCTGTTCCGCCGCCATAGAAAGAAATTCGTCTACCATATACACGTTACGGGCCAGTTGTTTTGCATCGGCCCGCAGCGATTCGCCCACCAGGTCCGGGTACTCATCGCGGAAGCTGAGGATGGCAGAAGGTTCTACGCCTAACAGTGGTATGTCGTTCGAAATGATGTCTTTAAACAATCGTACGTTCTTTTCGGCGATCGTGCGGGCTTTGCGCAACATGCCTTTCGACATGTAAGCACGCGCGCTTTCCGGGTGTTCGGTCATCACGACGGTGTAGCCCAGTTTACGCAGCAGCTCCACCGCTTTAATACCGATATGTGTATCGTTAAAGTTCGTGAACTCGTCGCAGAACAGGTAAACGGTTTGTTTGCCGCCACCATGCTGACCCAGTGAAGGTTTATTATTGGCAAACCACTTACGCCAGGTGGTGCTTTGCAGTGTAGGCATGGAGCGGTCCACCGCAAAACCGGAGATGCGTTTGATCAGGTTGCTGGTGGCTTTGGTGTTCACCATCCAGTTGTACACGCCCGGGGCAATGGCCGCCAGGTTGTTCATCATGGCATAGTTGCCGATAAGACGGTTGCGGAAGGGGAGGCCGTTTGCATCGTGGTAATGCTGCAGGAACTCCATTTTCAGCTTCGCCATATCCACGTTCGACGGGCACTCCGACTTACAACCTTTACAGGCCAGGCAGAGGTCCAGTACCTCGTAAATCTCTTTATGATCGAACTTGTTCTCTTTCGGAGAATTGGTAAGGAATTCGCGCAGGATGTTGGCCCTGGCGCGGGTGGTATCTTTCTCATCGCGCGTAGCCATATAGCTTGGGCACATAGTACCGCCGCTCAACTGCGTTTTACGGCAATCGCCGGAACCGTTACATTGTTCCGCATGCTGCAAAACGGTCTGGTCCGGGAAGTGGAAGATCGTTTTGAGCGTCGGTGCGGGCTTGTCGGGCTCGTATCGTAACATGCTGTTCATCGGCGGCGTGTCAACGATCTTAAATGGATTAAAGATGTTGTCCGGGTCCCAGGTGTATTTGAGCTGGCGCATCAGCTGGTAGTTCTTTTCGCCTACCATCTGACGGATGAACTCACCACGCAGGCGGCCGTCGCCGTGTTCACCACTCAGGGAGCCCTGGTATTTTTTTACGAGGGTAGCTATCTCCTCCGCGATTTTGCGGAATAACATATTACCTTCGGAAGTTTTGAGGTTGATGATCGGTCGAAGGTGAATCTCGCCGCTGCCCGCATGCGCATAGTGAACAGAGTACAGACCGTATTTCTTCAATATCTCGTTAAATTCTGCGATGTACGCTGGCAGATCTTCTACGTCTACTGCCGTATCTTCAATTACCGGTACCGCCTTTTCGTCGCCGGGCAGGTTACTGAGCAAGCCCAGGCCCGCTTTGCGCAGCGTCCATATCTTTTTCGTGTCTTCGCCGAACAGGAGCGGGAAGTGGTAGCCAAGGCCGGCCGCTTCCATGGCTTGCTGCATTTGTCCCGCGATCGCTTCGATCTCTTCACGGGTGTTGCGGCAAAACTCCACTACGAGAATGGCGCCGGGATCTCCTTTTACAAAGAAGCGGTTCTTACGTTGTTCGATGTTATCCTTGGTACATTCCAGGATGAAGTGGTCGATCAGCTCACTGGCGCTGGGTTTGAACTTCATCGCAATGATGTTCGCCCGCAATGATTCGTCGATCGTATTGAAATGCACGCACATCAGGCCTGTTTCTTTCGGCGGGATGGGCGATACGTTCAGTTTTATTTCGGTGATAAAGGCCAGCGTTCCCTCGGAGCCGGCGATCAGTTTACAGAAGTTAAATGCTTCTCCACCTAAAGTGAAAGGCGCCGTTTCCAGCAGCATATCCACCGCATAGCCCGTGTTTCTTCTCAAAATGCTTTTGCGGGGAAACTCGCGGCGGATCTCTTCCTGGTTATGATAATCGCTCAGCAGGCTGCGCACCTGCCTGTAAACGGTGGTTTCCAGTGAATCGGGCGCTTCACATTTGGCGTGAAACTCGTCGATCGACATATCTTTGAAATGTACTTCGGAACCGTCGCTCAGCAAGGCTTTTACCTCCAGCAGGTGTTCGCGGGTGCTGCCATATACTACAGAGTTGGAGCCGCAGGAATTGTTTCCCACCATACCGCCAATCATCGCCCTGTTGGCGGTGGAGGTTTCAGGTCCAAAGTAGAGGCCGTGCGGCTTCAGGAACATGTTGAGCTCGTCGCGGATAACGCCGGGCTGTACGCGTACCCAATGTTCCTCTTTATTTAGTTCGAGTATATTGGTAAAGCGCCGCGAAACGTCCACGATGATGCCGTTACCTACTACCTGTCCGGCCAGGGAGGTGCCTGCGGTACGGGGTATCAGCGAAGTTTTTTCCGATTTGGCAAAGGCGATCAGCTTTTTTAAGTCCTTGATATTCTCGGGAATAGCGACGGCGAGGGGCATTTCACGGTAGGCGGAGGCGTCCGTGGCATAGAGCGTTCTCGTGGTAAGGTCGTCGTAAAAGGTGCCGTCCAGCTGGCTGGCCAGTTCCCGCAGTTTTTCACGCTTCATCATATTCTTCCGTGCAATTAGAGAAGGCGAAAATATAATCTTAATCCCTAAAAGTGAAGTGATTGCTAAAATAAGGTTTAGCTGATAGGGCAACCTTGGGTAAAATACGCCCACGCCCTGCTAATTTTGACGAACGGAGACAGCCTTATCTATGGTAAATTAGCTTTATCAGCCACTATCTGTGCAATTGGGCCAACAGACCCCGTGCTACCCAGATTTTTCACCGCCCGCAGATTGGTTCACCCTTACTTTTCAACGCTTCGCCTGGAGCGTGGTGATATTGTATTTTTTAAACCCATAATATGTTAGCTATGAAAATGCTTCCCAGATTGTTATGCGCATGCATTTGTATCCTGTTTTGCGGTGGCACCGCCTCGGCGTTCAAGTTCACTCGCACCGCCGACTTGCAGGTAACGGGCTCCAGTTCATTTACCATCGGTTCGGTAGTGACCTACACCACTATTTATGGCAACTTTACCGATGCCGAAACGGTGGCTTACATCGGCGGTACGCTCAGTGTCAGCTACTCGGTAACCGCGGTGGTGGTGAATTACGGCAGCTATGGAGGCTTCAGCAGCCTGTATTTCACGAACATCAGCCACACTTATTCCGGTAGTACTTACCCGGTGTATTCCAATTCCTCGCCCACCAATTCCTACCTGGCGCAGTACCACTTCCTGATGCAGAATGCGGGATGCACCATTCGTAATTCGGCCAACAATATGACTTTGGCAGATGTAACGTATGAAATTTGGGTGGGCATGACGGGTTCGATCATCAACCCGGGATTAACGTCCACGTACACGATCACCGGGGTGACTAACGTACCCTGACAAATTGAAAAAGCCCATGAACCTATGCTTCATGGGCTTTTTGTTTAAAATAATGTGTTGCCGGATACAAATTGTGGTTTCTGTAAGTTAAGCCCACAGGCGGCGTTCAGCTTGTCGACCATATACACGGTAAGCTCCGGGGAGTAAGCTTCGTCGTGCATGTGCATGAAGAAGTACAGCTCCTTCAGGCCATTGTCCAGCCAAAACTTAATGCGGTTGATCCAGTCGTCGATGCGTGTATAGTCCGTAGGGTGCAGGCTGTTGCCTACATAGCGGATGAACGCACCGGTGGTGGGCAGGTGCATGTGACAACAATCGCGGCGGCCGGCCGTGTCGGTAATCACCGCGCCTACTTTCAGTTCGCGCAATGTTCCAAACAGCTCTTTGCTTACCGCCGGCTCGTACCAGTCCGGGTGGCGAACTTCCAGGTAGAACGAGAGGTCCTTTGGAAGAGAATCGAGGTATTTAAAGAGATTGTCTTTACGGTTCGGGCTGTACTTATCGCTCACCTGCAAAAAGATCGGTCCCAGTTGGTCGCCGAACGCCATTACGCCTTCCAGGAAAGCTGTCGTTTGTACGTCGGTATTTACCAGTTGGCTGTAGTGACTGATGGATTGCGGCACCTTCGGGCAGAACTTAAAATGTTTACCGTCGGCCTTTTCACCCCATTTACGAATATCGGCGGGGGAGTAGGTTTTATAGTGCGTCGCGTTCAGCTCAATGCTATTATAGTGATGCACGTACTGTTGCAGGAAGTCCTTCTCCTTCGTGCCTTTGGGATAGATCTTACCGATCCATTCCTTACGACCCCACTTGGCGCAGCCCAGGTATACCTCCGGTTTCTTAACCGGTTTGCCTTTCAGCGCCTGCTTGTTGAACAGTGGTTCTGCAGCAAGTTTGAAGTCTATCTCATCGAGGAGGGTTTCATCTACGCGTCCGAAATCCATATGGTGTTAGTTTACAGCGCAATTTATTGATAATTGCGGGAATCCGGATGCTGTATGTGGGAATAGTGCGGGCGGCGGGTGTGGACAGGCGGCCCGCACTATGTACTAGTATTTAAATACGGCCGTATCTTCCGCATGCAGTTCGGGATGCTCCGGGTAATCTACCAGGGTAATCAGTTTATTGATCTTCTTATCTGTGATCTCAAACTTTTGCTGATCGATTCTTTCCGTTTTTACTGTGCCCCCGTTCAGTTGTTGCAGCCTGGTGATTTTCGCCGGCAAACGTTTCATGCTGCTCAACACCGGGTAGTTGTAAATAGGATAAAATTCCGTCAGCGACATCGGCACAAATACCCAGGGAGATACTGCGTATTCGTCGGAGTAGGCTTCGATATTATATGTCAGCTTATTGTTGCCATTGGTGGTAATCACCTTGCTGAGTAGTCCCTGGGCGTTGTAAGTATAGTCGGAGAACGCTTTAAGCTGGCTTCCAGCCTCATTATTCTGAAAGTATCGCTGCGATACAACTTCTCCTTTGATGTTGTAGCTATATTCCATCGTGTAGCCGTTGGTGGGATTGCCTTGTGTTTGCGTAAAGATCTTTGTCACTTTGCCCGCTCCGTTGTAAGTAAAAAGACTTACATAGATGGAGTTGGTATAACCTCCTTCAATAACCCGTTTCTGGTCGTACTTGTAATAGATGGCTGCCGCCGCCTGTTGGTTGGTATAAGCGATCTGTTTCAGGGTGCTGTCTGCATTATAGGTCAGTTCCGCTTTGGTACCGCTATTCTGGTACTCGATCGTTTTTAAGAGGAATTGCGGGGTAGTACCCGTCGTAGGTTTCGGTGGTTTTTCTTCCTTCGAGCAGGCGGTAAGTCCTGCCAATACCAAGCATGCAGCCGCTAAGATGTAGTTTTTCATCGTTAAGATGTTTTTATGGTGATGCAATGTGCTGCATGCATCAGGAAAGGCCATCAGTCTAGGTCGGGGTGCTAATAATAAAACGTGGCGGGGGTGCAAAAGTTACAGCTTTTGCAGCGCGGATGTTTTTCGCAAAGATGTTAGTTGCGTGATAGCGGCCTCGCGCATCATCTCATATCGCTCTTTTTTACTGAAGTCTTTGTGGATGAGAATGGCGTTAAGACTTTCCAGGTTGGATAAAACGATCAGCTGAAATGTATCGGCACTATCGCGTATGGTGAGCCGGCGGGCGGCTTCTTCTGGATGCTGTTCCTTCCATTGTTTGGCGGTGAGGCCGAACAAGGCCAGGTTGATGAGGTCAGCTTCTTCTGCGTAAATGAATACGTCGTTCTTTTGCGGCACCTCTGCCCAGGGAATGAGTTTATCCTTTACTGCGTCTGTGTGGATGCGGTAGTTGGTGGCCGCCAAGGCACGCCGCAGGTCCCACTCCGCATGCCGCTCGCGGCCCTCCACCTCTTTTAGTCGCTGAAATTCCTTGATAAGGTACAGTTTGAACCCAGGGTTAATCCAGGCGGCGAACTCAAAGGCGATGTCCTTATGCGCGAACGTGCCGCCGTAGCGGCCAGATTTGGACAGGAGGCCTTGAGCATTAGTCTTGCCGATCCATTGCTGCGGCGATAATGTGAACCTATTGGTGCCAGCTTCGATTTTAAACTCCTCGAAATCGATTAGTTTAAAATCGGCATTGTAAAGTTGTTCCCACAAACCCAGGAACTCGATGGTGTCTTTCCGCCGAAGCCAGTTGCCGATTATGATGTGGCTGTTCGGAAGGTTTCGCACCATATCCGTCAACGATAAAAAATCTTCCTCGCGGTGACGGACAATATTGATCACGCTATCCTGCACGGTGATCGCTCTTTTCTTTGCCATTGGTGTATGATGATTTGAAGATTAAATTTACACCAGTTGCTTTGTACAGGTGGGTGAGAATATCCCGGTTTTACTTAAGCTGAAATCAGGTATGAAATAATTATATGTGTGAAGATGAAGTGTGCGACGCAACGGCGGCTTAATGGTTAAGCTTTGGCCTGGCTCATAAAAAAAATCAGGGACGCATACTTGAGTAGATACATTCTGCTTTACAGCTTGGTTACTGGCAATTAACGGCTTAAATTGCCGCAGGATCTGGCAAGGCCTTTGATTTCTGGATTTTCCTCTTTAACTTATATATCATTCATACATACAGGCATGGAAATTTTACACGTTAGCGCGGAATGTTACCCGGTAGCAAAAGTTGGCGGGCTGGCCGACGTAGTGGGGGCGCTCCCCAAGTACCAGCGCGATGCAGGCCACGTGGCCAAAGTCGTGATGCCCGCCTACAGGAATAAGTTTTTTCATAACAACGCTTTTGAGGTGGTACACCAGGCCGGCATGTGGCTGGGTCACGACTGGTACCACTTTAATGTGTACAAGGAAACAGGTAATGTACTGGGCTTCGACCTGTACCTGGTCGACATCCCGGGGCTGCTCGACCGCGAAGGGGTGTACGGTTACTATAATGACACGGAGCGTTTCCTGGGCTTCCAGGTAGCGGTGTGCGACTGGGTAAACGAATGGCAACACCACCCGGACGTCATGCATTGCCATGACCACCACACGGCATTGATCCCCTTTTTGCTGAAATATGGCTACAAGTATACACGGTTGGCGGAAATACCAACGGTGCTTACGATTCATAACGGACAATACCAGGGACAGTTCGGCTGGGACCGACAATACCTGCTGCCATCGTTCGACCTTTGGAAATCGGGGTTGCTGGAGTGGGCAGGGGCTATTAATCCGCTGGCCGCCGGTATCAAATCGGCCTGGAAGGTTAATACAGTGTCACCCAACTACATGCGCGAGCTGCTGAGCGAAGCGAACGGACTCGAAGCGTTGCTGAATTATGAAGTGGGTAAAACGACGGGCATCCTGAACGGGATCGATACGATGGTGTGGGATCCTGCCAAAGACCCCATGCTGGAATATAACTTTACGGCAACGACGGTAGAGAAAGGAAAGCGGGAGAACAAGCTGCGTATATGCGAGCAGTTTAACCTGAACCCCGATCTGCCGCTGTTTATATTTATTGGCAGGCTTGTTGATGATAAGGGCGCCGATTTGCTGCCGGAG
This genomic interval from Chitinophaga horti contains the following:
- a CDS encoding DUF72 domain-containing protein, whose amino-acid sequence is MDFGRVDETLLDEIDFKLAAEPLFNKQALKGKPVKKPEVYLGCAKWGRKEWIGKIYPKGTKEKDFLQQYVHHYNSIELNATHYKTYSPADIRKWGEKADGKHFKFCPKVPQSISHYSQLVNTDVQTTAFLEGVMAFGDQLGPIFLQVSDKYSPNRKDNLFKYLDSLPKDLSFYLEVRHPDWYEPAVSKELFGTLRELKVGAVITDTAGRRDCCHMHLPTTGAFIRYVGNSLHPTDYTRIDDWINRIKFWLDNGLKELYFFMHMHDEAYSPELTVYMVDKLNAACGLNLQKPQFVSGNTLF
- the murI gene encoding glutamate racemase; amino-acid sequence: MHKPGPIGVFDSGYGGLTVMKELVKELPQYDYIYLGDNARAPYGTRSFDTVYHYTLECVQHLFDMGCRLVVLACNTASAKALRSIQQNDLPRIDADRRVLGVIRPTTEIVGEYTKSRQVGVMGTAGTIASESYPIEIEKFFPDITVYQQACPMWVPLVENNEWNDQGADYFVRKYIGQLLSRSPEIDTIVLGCTHYPLLINKIKRFVPEGMTILSQGSIVAHSLSDYLQRHPEMEAVCSKGGQRTFYTTDAPEGFDRQASIFFEAPVASKHLAL
- a CDS encoding DUF763 domain-containing protein; translation: MKRSGHADMPLHYGHVPKWLAERMTALGGAIVEAIVMDYGKSAVLQRLSDPCWFQALGCVMGMDWHSSGITTSVMGALKRAVNPMSGALGIHICGGRGTHSRKTPEELLQLGDRTGIDARAMVHHSRLAAKVDNTAIQDGFQLYLHNFIVTNEGEWAVVQQGMNEQSRMARRYHWHAPKVTSFVDAPHAGIYGPNQGMILNLVHEQADVTRNSILQMVQQETAQILPAYKELVMPNHHEVRQKDVQLRRLGAVLALAYDRQPGDFESLLLLEGVGPRTLQSLTLVSEVIHGTPSRFTDPARFSFAHGGKDGHPFPVPTKVYDETIGILKGAIYKAKIGNRDKNEAIRQLSDFAATLEKDFTPNDQFDQWVQHERDTSYLHGGRTVMGKAKPPKAPKPDSGQLSLF
- a CDS encoding glycogen synthase, whose translation is MEILHVSAECYPVAKVGGLADVVGALPKYQRDAGHVAKVVMPAYRNKFFHNNAFEVVHQAGMWLGHDWYHFNVYKETGNVLGFDLYLVDIPGLLDREGVYGYYNDTERFLGFQVAVCDWVNEWQHHPDVMHCHDHHTALIPFLLKYGYKYTRLAEIPTVLTIHNGQYQGQFGWDRQYLLPSFDLWKSGLLEWAGAINPLAAGIKSAWKVNTVSPNYMRELLSEANGLEALLNYEVGKTTGILNGIDTMVWDPAKDPMLEYNFTATTVEKGKRENKLRICEQFNLNPDLPLFIFIGRLVDDKGADLLPEIIGRSLHESGNKASFLVLGSGDKHTEWRLEQTRLFAPDNMAVYIGYNEALAHQLYAAADFLLMPSRVEPCGLNQMYALRYGTIPIVRITGGLADTVIDFGDKGGFGIRFVHAAIWDACAAVRRALELFEKRTTFNKIRKTILKLDHSWNKSAQEYIDLYTSIKS
- a CDS encoding KilA-N domain-containing protein — encoded protein: MAKKRAITVQDSVINIVRHREEDFLSLTDMVRNLPNSHIIIGNWLRRKDTIEFLGLWEQLYNADFKLIDFEEFKIEAGTNRFTLSPQQWIGKTNAQGLLSKSGRYGGTFAHKDIAFEFAAWINPGFKLYLIKEFQRLKEVEGRERHAEWDLRRALAATNYRIHTDAVKDKLIPWAEVPQKNDVFIYAEEADLINLALFGLTAKQWKEQHPEEAARRLTIRDSADTFQLIVLSNLESLNAILIHKDFSKKERYEMMREAAITQLTSLRKTSALQKL
- a CDS encoding ferritin, whose translation is MLSKTLQEALNKQLALEAASSQAYLAMHSWADIQPGLQGVADFFDKQSEEERVHMLKLLKYINERGGFAVVPALEQPIITFQSLKRVFEEFLRHELQVSESINDLVDMALKEKDYATYNFLQWYVSEQIEEERLARTLNDKLELIGEDKSGLYLFDRDIMFYRNQQSGTGGKGH
- a CDS encoding FAD-binding and (Fe-S)-binding domain-containing protein, whose translation is MMKREKLRELASQLDGTFYDDLTTRTLYATDASAYREMPLAVAIPENIKDLKKLIAFAKSEKTSLIPRTAGTSLAGQVVGNGIIVDVSRRFTNILELNKEEHWVRVQPGVIRDELNMFLKPHGLYFGPETSTANRAMIGGMVGNNSCGSNSVVYGSTREHLLEVKALLSDGSEVHFKDMSIDEFHAKCEAPDSLETTVYRQVRSLLSDYHNQEEIRREFPRKSILRRNTGYAVDMLLETAPFTLGGEAFNFCKLIAGSEGTLAFITEIKLNVSPIPPKETGLMCVHFNTIDESLRANIIAMKFKPSASELIDHFILECTKDNIEQRKNRFFVKGDPGAILVVEFCRNTREEIEAIAGQMQQAMEAAGLGYHFPLLFGEDTKKIWTLRKAGLGLLSNLPGDEKAVPVIEDTAVDVEDLPAYIAEFNEILKKYGLYSVHYAHAGSGEIHLRPIINLKTSEGNMLFRKIAEEIATLVKKYQGSLSGEHGDGRLRGEFIRQMVGEKNYQLMRQLKYTWDPDNIFNPFKIVDTPPMNSMLRYEPDKPAPTLKTIFHFPDQTVLQHAEQCNGSGDCRKTQLSGGTMCPSYMATRDEKDTTRARANILREFLTNSPKENKFDHKEIYEVLDLCLACKGCKSECPSNVDMAKLKMEFLQHYHDANGLPFRNRLIGNYAMMNNLAAIAPGVYNWMVNTKATSNLIKRISGFAVDRSMPTLQSTTWRKWFANNKPSLGQHGGGKQTVYLFCDEFTNFNDTHIGIKAVELLRKLGYTVVMTEHPESARAYMSKGMLRKARTIAEKNVRLFKDIISNDIPLLGVEPSAILSFRDEYPDLVGESLRADAKQLARNVYMVDEFLSMAAEQGHIHKDQFSREPRKIKLHGHCQQKALSSVLHSKKILSLPENYSVEIIPSGCCGMAGSFGYEKEHYDLSMQIGEMVLFPAVRNAGDDTLIAAPGTSCRHQIKDGTGKHALHPVEILHAALA